In Vigna angularis cultivar LongXiaoDou No.4 chromosome 8, ASM1680809v1, whole genome shotgun sequence, one DNA window encodes the following:
- the LOC108346166 gene encoding uncharacterized protein LOC108346166 yields the protein MSKIVKKVLKDRWREVHDLFAGLSGFSWNALSMRFEAEDEVWADLIKSRSSATKGRVNTIRHYDLMVELWAADRATVSGVQTARQAHRQRVGPCVQVDLNQNMEYIPKEPIYPGYRDPTPPSPPPFMDEYSLGHTQFVPSESGGTSSSRGSKRKTPMIDVIDA from the exons ATGTCAAAAATCGTCAAAAAGGTGTTGAAAGACAGATGGCGTGAGGTTCATGACCTCTTTGCTGGATTGAGTGGATTTTCTTGGAACGCCCTAAGTATGAGATTTGAAGCTGAGGACGAAGTCTGGGCTGACCTCATTAAG TCGAGGTCAAGTGCAACAAAGGGGAGAGTTAACACTATCAGACACTATGATTTAATGGTGGAGTTATGGGCGGCGGATCGAGCTACTGTGAGTGGTGTTCAGACCGCTCGTCAAGCACATCGACAACGGGTTGGGCCTTGTGTACAGGTTGATCTGAATCAGAATATGGAATACATTCCTAAAGAGCCTATCTATCCAGGGTATAGAGACCCAACTCCACCATCACCTCCTCCATTTATGGATGAGTATAGTCTAGGGCATACTCAATTTGTGCCTTCCGAATCCGGAGGAACTTCATCCTCACGAGGTTCCAAAAGGAAGACACCTATGATCGATGTGATAGATGCTTAA